One window from the genome of Toxotes jaculatrix isolate fToxJac2 chromosome 17, fToxJac2.pri, whole genome shotgun sequence encodes:
- the nceh1a gene encoding neutral cholesterol ester hydrolase 1a, whose product MRLKPVIVTVLLTLAVAYYVYVPLPDAIQEPWKLMMLDAGFRAAMHLASLKDWLGFDHYIRSIRKSTDGFEGMMTGLESSESGGGVMPGVKVSDLTFVGIPVRVYEPPAGGEGHLRRGLMYLHGGGWALGSAKKGSYDAINRMVSDELNTVVVSVEYRLYPEVQFPVPYLDCLAAAKHFLTPEVLAKYAIDPERVAVAGDSAGGNLAAAVAQEIAIDDTASVKFSIQALIYPALQILDFNTPSYLQNQDIPILYRPMMVRFWLQYLGVDLSLQPQFLANNHSLHHSTITPEVRARVDWTMLLAPKHKKNYKPLVAEKGSQGLVKEVPGLLDVRASPLLAGPEVLAKCPRAYILTCEYDVLRDDGLMYARRLQDAGVSVTSDHYEDGFHGCFSFTVWPMDFDVGKRAVRSYLNWLQNNL is encoded by the exons ATGCGGCTGAAGCCAGTTATCGTTACGGTGTTACTCACGCTGGCGGTGGCTTATTACGTTTACGTCCCGCTGCCCGATGCCATCCAGGAGCCGTGGAAGCTGATGATGCTGGATGCTGGGTTCCGCGCAGCGATGCATCTG gcCTCTCTGAAGGATTGGCTGGGCTTTGACCATTACATCAGGTCTATCAGGAAGTCCACAGACGGCTTTGAGGGCATGATGACGGGGCTGGAAAGTTCTGAGTCTGGTGGAGGGGTCATGCCCGGAGTGAAGGTCAGCGACCTCACTTTTGTCGGTATCCCGGTGCGAGTTTATGAGCCCCCAGCTGGAGGGGAGGGCCATCTGAGGAGAGGGTTGATGTATTTGCACGGGGGAGGCTGGGCGCTCGGCAGTGCCA AGAAGGGGTCGTATGATGCCATCAACCGCATGGTTTCGGATGAGCTCAACACCGTTGTGGTCTCTGTTGA GTATCGTCTGTATCCAGAGGTGCAGTTTCCAGTGCCATATTTGGACTGCCTTGCTGCTGCCAAACACTTTTTGACTCCAGAGGTTCTGGCCAAGTATGCAATCGACCCCGAGCGTGTGGCCGTGGCAGGAGACAGTGCCGGAGGAAATCTGGCCGCTGCAGTCGCTCAGGAG ATTGCCATAGATGACACTGCGAGTGTGAAGTTCAGCATCCAGGCTTTGATCTACCCAGCCCTCCAGATTCTGGACTTCAATACGCCCTCCTACTTGCAGAACCAAGATATACCCATCCTCTACCGGCCCATGATGGTTCGTTTTTGGCTGCAGTACCTCGGTGTCGACCTCTCCCTGCAGCCCCAGTTTCTAGCGAACAACCACAGCTTACATCACTCAACCATCACCCCAGAGGTGAGGGCACGAGTGGACTGGACCATGCTCCTAGCCCCAAAGCACAAGAAGAACTACAAACCTCTCGTCGCGGAAAAAGGTTCACAGGGGCTTGTGAAGGAGGTGCCAGGGCTGCTGGATGTGCGGGCGTCACCACTGCTGGCAGGACCAGAGGTTTTAGCTAAATGCCCTCGAGCATACATCCTAACATGTGAGTATGACGTGTTGAGGGATGATGGGCTCATGTATGCTCGGCGCTTACAGGACGCAGGAGTCTCGGTAACCAGCGACCACTATGAGGACGGCTTCCACGGATGCTTCAGCTTTACAGTCTGGCCAATGGACTTTGACGTAGGGAAGAGGGCAGTCAGAAGTTACCTCAACTGGCTGCAGAATAACTTGTAA
- the LOC121197282 gene encoding tumor necrosis factor ligand superfamily member 10-like isoform X1, with the protein MAISVSLQCLGLIILAAVLLQTIAVAVSFMYFNKVLSSMEESFSRSSVSCLINANLHLGFKDSAAEDKKSDPCWQVTQQLHYHIEKTMADRFQKEISSAMRNKLTGVLPILGPNPGVPLPKVAAHVTGVASSTETPATEGSRSSRGYLGERVRAWEGERGLSFLQNMELRGGELLVPRAGLYHIYAQTYFRLPSTGETEGEAKGDMGETKEEEGAQLVQYIYKKMSSYTVPILLMKSSRSACWPRGQEPGLFSLHQAGTAFLQPADRLFITVSNASTMEMDGRASYFGAFLVG; encoded by the exons ATggccatttctgtctctctccagtgTCTGGGACTCATCATACTCGCAGCAGTCCTCCTCCAGACCATCGCGGTCGCCGTCAGTTTCATGTACTTCAACAAAGTCCTGAGCTCG ATGGAGGAGAGTTTCTCTAGGAGTAGCGTGTCCTGTCTGATAAATGCAAATCTGCACTTAGGATTTAAAGattcagcagctgaggacaAGAAGAGCGACCCCTGCTGGCAAGTCACGCAACAGCTCCACTACCACATAGAGaag acgATGGCTGACAGATTCCAGAAAGAGATATCCTCTGCTATGAGAA ATAAGCTGACGGGAGTGCTGCCTATCCTGGGGCCTAACCCTGGGGTCCCTCTTCCAAAAGTTGCTGCCCATGTGACGGGTGTCGCCTCCTCCACAGAGACTCCAGCAACAGAAG GCTCGCGGAGCAGCAGGGGGTACCTCGGGGAGCGTGTCAGAGCGTGGGAGGGCGAGAGAGGTCTGTCCTTCCTGCAGAACATGGAGCTGAGGGGAGGGGAGCTGCTGGTGCCCAGAGCGGGCCTCTATCACATCTACGCACAAACCTACTTCAGACTGCCATCCACGGGGGAGACGGAAGGGGAGGCAAAGGGGGACATGGGAGaaacaaaggaggaggaaggagcacAGCTTGTACAGTATATCTACAAAAAG ATGAGTTCCTACACGGTGCCCATCCTGCTAATGAAATCATCCCGGAGTGCCTGCTGGCCTCGGGGTCAGGAGCCTGGTCTCTTCTCCCTGCATCAGGCTGGTACTGCCTTTCTACAGCCCGCTGACCGCCTCTTCATCACAGTTAGCAATGCCAGCACCATGGAAATGGACGGGAGGGCGAGCTACTTCGGGGCCTTCCTGGTGGGCTAA
- the LOC121197282 gene encoding tumor necrosis factor ligand superfamily member 10-like isoform X2 encodes MAISVSLQCLGLIILAAVLLQTIAVAVSFMYFNKVLSSTMADRFQKEISSAMRNKLTGVLPILGPNPGVPLPKVAAHVTGVASSTETPATEGSRSSRGYLGERVRAWEGERGLSFLQNMELRGGELLVPRAGLYHIYAQTYFRLPSTGETEGEAKGDMGETKEEEGAQLVQYIYKKMSSYTVPILLMKSSRSACWPRGQEPGLFSLHQAGTAFLQPADRLFITVSNASTMEMDGRASYFGAFLVG; translated from the exons ATggccatttctgtctctctccagtgTCTGGGACTCATCATACTCGCAGCAGTCCTCCTCCAGACCATCGCGGTCGCCGTCAGTTTCATGTACTTCAACAAAGTCCTGAGCTCG acgATGGCTGACAGATTCCAGAAAGAGATATCCTCTGCTATGAGAA ATAAGCTGACGGGAGTGCTGCCTATCCTGGGGCCTAACCCTGGGGTCCCTCTTCCAAAAGTTGCTGCCCATGTGACGGGTGTCGCCTCCTCCACAGAGACTCCAGCAACAGAAG GCTCGCGGAGCAGCAGGGGGTACCTCGGGGAGCGTGTCAGAGCGTGGGAGGGCGAGAGAGGTCTGTCCTTCCTGCAGAACATGGAGCTGAGGGGAGGGGAGCTGCTGGTGCCCAGAGCGGGCCTCTATCACATCTACGCACAAACCTACTTCAGACTGCCATCCACGGGGGAGACGGAAGGGGAGGCAAAGGGGGACATGGGAGaaacaaaggaggaggaaggagcacAGCTTGTACAGTATATCTACAAAAAG ATGAGTTCCTACACGGTGCCCATCCTGCTAATGAAATCATCCCGGAGTGCCTGCTGGCCTCGGGGTCAGGAGCCTGGTCTCTTCTCCCTGCATCAGGCTGGTACTGCCTTTCTACAGCCCGCTGACCGCCTCTTCATCACAGTTAGCAATGCCAGCACCATGGAAATGGACGGGAGGGCGAGCTACTTCGGGGCCTTCCTGGTGGGCTAA
- the msl2a gene encoding E3 ubiquitin-protein ligase MSL2a: MNPVNATALYVSASRAVLQCDLRQPHTFAEMYKLLPFFRQSLSCLVCGKLLQDPISPTHSECQHYVCMGCKGQQMQIRPSCSRCKDYSCFQENKQLSLLVQCYRKLCLYVIHSPLLQLVSSHVGGSPEVMALLEEVLMSHKEEIETEDSSLAQEDVNPSAPESLTPTEAPPVPAELSAVPQSSSSDPPCSNGPQECNGEVLEDLDPSSPELEVCELVEEQPQTGLSVSSTGCGGLELSLTTGPLAPTPGTVCSLRDGESSSRELEEGEVLLLSVEEVLQTLDPLQPSRESPHTQPDRTHTHTHIATDRAHAQMYIQLDAAHNYTQIQTDRTNTVARHGAHIHTSSLDPPPTSKPPPVRLNRKRSRSESDREKVKPLPITSILQGSSSQIHTPNPSHTLHTQPTTPSLTVPAHTYSSLPNGAPPKASRPAPNHSKGARKHVDPGPKKPHAKARSGGGSKTKDRSKDQRLMPGCLVPPAPVRPPYKKPVEKKGCKCGRATQNPSVLTCRGQRCPCYSNRKACLDCICRGCQNSYMANGEKKLEAFAVPEKALEQTRLTLGINLTSITAAAALRNPATTSIRANTLLNVATATGTPVTTAFLSPSPPQEPNYEDSLELLIG, encoded by the exons ATGAACCCCGTTAATGCAACCGCTCTGTACGTGTCCGCAAGCCGGGCCGTGCTTCAGTGTGACCTGCGGCAGCCTCACACCTTTGCAGAGATGTACAAGCTACTGCCCTTCTTCCGTCAGTCCCTCTCATGCCTTGTCTGTG gTAAACTGCTCCAGGATCCCATTTCCCCAACACATTCAGAGTGTCAGCATTACGTCTGCATGGGCTGTAAAGGCCAGCAGATGCAGATCAGGCCATCATGCAGTCGCTGCAAGGACTATTCTTGCTTCCAGGAGAACAAGCAGCTCTCCTTGCTGGTTCAGTGCTACAGGAAGCTCTGTCTCTATGTAATTCATTCACCATTGCTGCAGTTGGTCAGCAGCCACGTGGGAGGATCTCCAGAGGTTATGGCCTTGCTAGAGGAGGTGCTAATGTCACACAAAGAGGAAATAGAGACGGAGGACTCAAGCCTAGCGCAAGAAGATGTGAATCCTTCTGCACCTGAGTCACTTACCCCCACAGAGGCGCCACCTGTTCCTGCTGAGCTCTCGGCTGTGCCCCAGAGCTCCTCCTCTGACCCTCCCTGTTCTAATGGTCCGCAAGAATGCAATGGAGAAGTGCTGGAGGACCTAGATCCCTCTTCTCCTGAGCTGGAAGTTTGTGAGCTGGTAGaggagcagccacagacaggcCTGTCTGTTTCCAGTACTGGCTGTGGTGGTCTGGAACTGAGTCTGACCACTGGACCCTTAGCCCCAACTCCAGGCACTGTATGCTCACTCAGGGATGGGGAATCTAGCAgcagggagctggaggagggggaggtgttGCTCCTCAGTGTGGAGGAGGTGTTACAGACTTTGGATCCCCTTCAGCCCAGTCGAGAgtctcctcacacacagccagacaggacgcacactcacacacatatagccACGGACAGAGCACACGCTCAAATGTACATACAGCTGGATGCAGCTCATaactacacacagattcaaacAGACAGGACTAACACAGTGGCACGCCATGGTGCTCATATACACACGTCCTCCCTCGATCCTCCTCCAACCTCTAAGCCCCCGCCAGTCCGCCTTAACCGTAAAAGATCTCGTTCTGAGAGTGACAGGGAAAAGGTGAAACCCCTCCCCATCACCTCCATCCTACAGGGCTCAtcctcacaaatacacactccaAACCCCTCTCATACACTGCATACACAACCAACCACACCCTCCTTAACTGTACCAGCGCACACATATTCATCCCTTCCCAATGGGGCACCTCCTAAGGCCAGTCGCCCTGCACCCAACCACAGTAAAGGTGCTAGGAAGCATGTTGATCCAGGCCCTAAGAAGCCGCATGCCAAGGCGCGCAGTGGTGGAGGCTCCAAGACTAAGGACCGAAGCAAAGACCAGCGGTTGATGCCAGGCTGCCTGGTACCCCCAGCACCAGTCAGGCCTCCATATAAGAAGCCCGTGGAGAAGAAGGGCTGCAAGTGTGGCAGGGCCACCCAGAATCCTTCTGTGCTGACCTGCAGGGGGCAACGCTGTCCCTGTTACTCAAACCGCAAG GCATGCTTGGATTGTATCTGTCGGGGTTGCCAGAACTCCTACATGGCCAACGGTGAGAAGAAGCTGGAGGCCTTCGCCGTGCCGGAGAAAGCCTTGGAACAGACACGGCTCACGCTCGGCATCAACCTCACCAGCATCACAGCGGCCGCGGCGCTCCGCAACCCGGCAACCACCAGCATCCGTGCAAACACCCTCCTCAATGTCGCCACAGCAACGGGAACCCCCGTAACCACAGCCTTCCTGTCCCCCAGTCCCCCGCAAGAGCCCAACTACGAGGACAGCCTGGAGCTGCTGATTGGATGA
- the pccb gene encoding propionyl-CoA carboxylase beta chain, mitochondrial, translating into MMAAFSVARSSCGLINGLRISFRSLAQVKHGAVAASVPQTSLQRDSRWYSVGHLSVKERIDKKRKAALVGGGQKRIDAQHKRGKLTARERVELLLDPESFVETDMFVEHRCSDFGMEQDRNKFPGDSVVTGRGRINGRLVYVFSQDFTVFGGSLSGAHAQKICKIMDQAMTVGAPVIGLNDSGGARIQEGVESLAGYADIFLRNVMASGVVPQISLIMGPCAGGAVYSPALTDFTFMVKDTSYLFITGPDVVKSVTNEDVTQEELGGAKTHTTVSGVAHHAFENDVEALLNLREFFNFLPLSNQDPAPIRDCHDPSDRLVPSLDTIVPFESTKAYDMLDIIQAIVDERDFFEIMPNYAKNIVVGFARMNGRTVGIVGNQPKVASGCLDINSSVKGARFVRFCDAFNIPIITFVDVPGFLPGTAQEYGGIIRHGAKLLFAFAEATVPKITIITRKAYGGAYDVMSSKHLRGDVNYAWPTAEVAVMGAKGAVQIIFRGKENQAEAEAEYVEKFANPFPAAVRGFVDDIIEPSTTRKKICRDLEVLASKKQVNPWKKHANIPL; encoded by the exons ATGATGGCGGCCTTCAGTGTGGCTCGAAGCAGCTGCGGACTGATAAATGGGTTGAGGATATCTTTCAGGAGTTTGGCGCAGGTGAAACATGGCGCAGTCGCTGCTTCAGTGCCGCAGACGAGCCTGCAACGGGACAGCCGCTGGTACTCGGTCGGCCACCTGTCCGTTAAGGAGAGGATTGACAAGAAACGGAAGGCGGCGCTTGTCGGGGGAGGTCAGAAGAGAATAGATGCACAGCACAAAAGG GGTAAGCTGACAGCCAGGGAGCgagtggagctgctgctggacccCGAGTCCTTTGTGGAGACGGACATGTTTGTGGAGCATCGCTGCTCTGACTTCGGCATGGAGCAGGACAGAAACAAG TTCCCGGGCGACAGTGTCGTGACAGGCCGCGGCAGGATCAATGGCCGACTGGTCTATGTATTCAGTCAG gaCTTCACAGTGTTTGGTGGCAGTCTGTCTGGAGCTCATGCACAGAAGATCTGTAAG ATCATGGACCAGGCCATGACAGTTGGAGCTCCGGTCATTGGGCTGAACGACTCTGGAGGAGCTCGGATCCAGGAAGGAGTGGAGTCTCTGGCTGGATACGCAGATATATTCCTG agGAATGTGATGGCTTCAGGAGTTGTCCCTCAGATCTCCCTCATCATGGGTCCCTGTGCAGGAGGAGCTGTCTACTCCCCTGCACTGACAGATTTCACCTTCATGGTTAAG GACACATCATACCTGTTCATCACAGGACCTGATGTCGTGAAGTCTGTCACCAACGAAGACGTGACTCAAGAGGAGCTCGGTGGAGCCAAAACTCACACCACTGTGTCTG GTGTGGCTCACCATGCATTTGAGAATGACGTTGAGGCCCTCCTCAACCTGCGAGAGTTCTTCAACTTCCTGCCGCTCAGCAATCAGGATCCCGCCCCCATCAGGGACTGCCACGACCCCAG TGATCGTCTGGTACCTTCGTTGGACACCATTGTCCCATTTGAGTCAACCAAAGCCTATGACATGTTGGACATCATTCAAGCA ATAGTGGATGAGAGGGACTTCTTTGAGATCATGCCCAACTATGCCAAGAACATTGTGGTGGGATTCGCCCGCATGAATGGACGCACCGTGGGCATTGTGGGTAACCAGCCCAAAGTGGCTTCTG GTTGTTTGGACATCAACTCCTCAGTGAAGGGAGCCCGCTTTGTACGCTTCTGTGATGCTTTCAACATTCCCATCATCACCTTTGTGGATGTGCCAGGCTTCCTGCCAG GTACCGCTCAGGAGTATGGAGGCATCATCAGGCACGGAGCCAaactgctgtttgcttttgctgaGGCCACTGTCCCAAAAATAACCATCATTACcagaaag GCTTATGGAGGAGCCTATGATGTGATGAGCTCCAAACACCTGAGAGGAGATGTGAACTACGCCTGGCCCACGGCTGAAGTTGCTGTCATGGGTGCCAAG GGTGCTGTTCAGATTATCTTCAGAGGGAAGGAGAACCAGGCGGAGGCAGAGGCTGAATACGTGGAAAAGTTTGCCAACCCCTTCCCAGCTGCTGTTAGAG GTTTTGTGGATGACATCATCGAGCCGTCGACCACTCGCAAGAAGATCTGCAGAGACCTGGAAGTGCTGGCCAGCAAGAAGCAAGTCAACCCCTGGAAGAAACATGCCAACATTCCCCTGTGA